The Diaminobutyricimonas aerilata nucleotide sequence CGTACACCGCGGGCGCGCCGGCGACCATGAGCGACTCCCTCGCCGACGTGTTCGACGACGCGACCTGGAACGCCAACCCGACCGTCACCTTCAGCGGCGGTTCGACGTCTGCTCCGCCCGTTCTGAGCGGCTCGACGCTCAACTGGTCGGGCCCTCTCGCCGTCGGTGAGACGGCGACCATCCGCTACAGCGTGACGGTCACCGGTGCCGGGAACGACCAACTCCTCAACACCGCGTGCGCCCCGAGCCCCGGGCAGACTCCCGCGTGCATCACCGTCACCGACCTCGTGCCCAACCTCGTCGTCTCCAAGAGCGTCAACCCGGCATCCGGCACGACGGTGCTCGGCAACCAGGTGCTCACCTACACGCTGACCTTCTCCAACACCGGCGGGAGCCCGGCGACGGTGAACTCGGTCGACCACCTCGCGGGTGTGCTCGACGACGCCACCGTCACGGCCGCCCCCACCGCATCCGCGGGGTTGACGGTGTCGTCGATCACCGGTGGCACGTTCACCGTGCAGGGCAGCGTGGCCGCGAACTCGTCGGCCACCGTCAGCTACCAGGTGACGGTGATCCCTGATGCCACGCGCACCGGGGACGACTCCGTCGTCAACTGGGTGCTCCCGGCCGGAGTGCCGGTGCCCGCCGACTGCACCCCCGGTATCTGCACCATCAACCCCGTGCCGTCGATCGCGGACTCGAAGACCGTGAACCCGCTCTCCGGATCGACCGTGCGTCCCGGCCAGGTGTTGACCTACACGCTCATCTTCACCAACAACGGAGACGGCCCCGGCACGGTGGCGAAGGACGACGCGCTCACCCGCCTGCTCGATGACGCCGACATCACGTCCGGCCCCACGGTGCAGAACGGCGCACTCACCGCTGTCCGCGTGGGCGATCGCATCCGCATCGACGGAACGTTGCAAGCCGGTCAGACCGAGATCGTGTCCTACCAGGCCACCGTGCGCGCCGATGGGGCGAGAGGAGACGACGTCCTGTCCAACTTCCTCGTGCCGCGCGACTCGACGATCCCCGACACGTGCGTCGAGGACTGCTCGGTGAACTTCGCGCCCGAGATCGTCACATCCAAGAGCGTGAACCCCACCTCGGGCTCGACGGTGCTCGCGAACCAGGTGCTGACCTACACCCTCACGTTCTCGAACAACGGCGCGGCCCCCGACACGATCGCCCATGACGACGTGCTGGCCGACGTGCTCGACGATGCCCAGCTCAACGGAGGCCCGACGGTGTCGAACGCGGCCCTGACCGCGACGATCGCCGCCGACCGTCTGCTCATCGACGGCACGCTGCAGCCGGGACAGACGGTCACGGTCACCTACTCGGTCACCGTGCGAGCGGACGGCGCGCGCGGCGACGATGTCATCGGGAACTTCCTGGTGCCGCGCGGGACGACCGTTCCGGACGACTGCGTCGGGCCGAACTGCTCGGTCAACTTCGTGCCCGAGATCGTCGACTCCAAGACGGTCGACCCGGCCTCCGGGTCGACGGTCCTGCCGCAGCAGGTGCTCACGTACACGCTCACGTTCTCGAACAGCGGCTCGGCCACGGGACCGGTGGCGCGGGACGATGCTCTCGCCGGCGTGCTCGACGACGCGGACCTCACGAGCGGACCGACGGTGTCCAACCCGGCGCTTGCGGTCACCCGCGTGGGCGACCGGTGGCGGATCACCGGCAACCTGCAGCCCGGCCAGACCGTCACCGTGAGTTACACGGTGACCGTGCGTGCCGACGGCACCCGCGGCGATGACGTGATCGAGAACTACCTCATCCCCATCGGCTCGACGATCCCCGACGACTGCACCGGCGGAGATTGCGCGGTGAACAGGGTGCCCGAGATCGTCGACTCCAAGTCGGCGGACCCGGCATCCGGCGGTGTGGTGCTCCCGCAGCAGGTGATCACGTACACCCTCACGTTCGGCAACACGGGTGCCGCAGAGGGCACCGTGGCCAAGGACGACGTGCTCGCCGGCGTGCTCGATGACGCCGACCTCACGAGCGGACCGACGGTGTCGAACGCGGCCCTCACCGCGACCCGCGTCGGTGACCGCATCCGGGTGACCGGCATCCTGCAGCCGGGCCAGACCGTCACCGTCACCTACCAGGTCACGGTGCGCGCCGACGGTGCGCGCGGCGACGACCGACTGGTGAACGCGATCGTACCGCCCGACTTCCCGCCGCCGCCGGCGTGCGCGCCGGGCGACTGCGTCGAGCACTTCATCCCGCACGTCGTCGACACGAAGACCAGCGATCCCGGCACCGATTCCGTCGTCGCCGTCGGACAGGTGATCTCCTACACGCTGACGTTCTCGAACCTCGGCACGGCGGTCGGTCCGGTCGCCAAGGACGACGTGCTCACCGACGTGCTCGACGACGCCGGCATCACCACGCCGATCGCGGTCTCGAACCCCGCCCTCACCGCGGTGCTCACGGGCGACCGCATCCGGGTGACCGGCACGCTGCAGCCCGACCAGACGATCACCGTGACGTACGCGGTCACCGTGCGCGCCGATGGCGAACGCGGCAACGACCTCATCGCCAACGCGCTCGTGCTGCCGGGCGAACTGGGTGGTTGCACGGATCCGCTCGACTGCACCGTGCAGCGGATGCCGCACCTCGTCGACAGCAAGAGCGTCGACCCGGCGACGGGAACCGGCGTCTCGACGGGAAGCGTGGTCACCTACACGCTCACCTTCGGCAACATCGGCACTGCCGCGGGAACCGTGCTGAAGGACGACGTGCTGACCGGAGTGCTCGACGACGCGACCCTCACCACGCCGCCGACCGCCTCGAACGGCGCGCTCACCGCGACAGTGAACGGCGACCGCATCCGGATCACCGGCGCGCTCGACCCCGACCAGACCGTGACGGTCACCTACGCGGTGACGGTCAACGACGACGAGGTGCGCGGAGACAACGTGCTGCGCAACTTCCTCCTGCCGCCGGACACCACCGTGCCCGACGAGTGCGTCGGCCCTGACTGCACCGAGAACCCGGTGTCGCAGATCCTGGACTCGAAGACCTCCGATCCCGCCGATGGTGCGACCGTGCTCGAGAACCAGGTGGTGACCTACACGCTCACCTTCTCGAACACGGGCGAAGCCGAGGGGCCCGTCGCGCGCACCGACTCGCTCGTCGCGGTGCTCGACGACGCCGACATCACCTCGGGTCCGACGGTCTCCGACGCGGCGCTCACCGCAGTGCTCGACGGCACGTCGCTCGTCGTGACCGGCGACCTGCAGCCCGATCAGACGGTGACGGTCACGTACGCGGCGACCGTGCGGCCCGACGGCGAACGGGGCGACAACACGCTCGTCAACCACCTGCTGAAGCCCGGCGAGATCCCCGGAGACGAGTGCGTGGAGGGCGACGACGACTGCACCGTGCAGCGCGTGCCGCTCATCACGAGCGCGAAGTCGGTCGACCCGGCGTCGGGCACGAGTGTCGTGACCGGCACCACCCTCGCCTACACGCTGACCTTCGGCAACGAGGGCGCGGCGACCGGACCGGTCGCGTACACCGACCGTCTCGCCGACGTGCTCGACGACGCCGACCTCATCGAGGACTCCCTCGTCACGAGCGACCCGACCCTCACCGCGACCGTCGTCGACGACACGATCGCCGTCACCGGACAGGTGGCCGTCGGGCAGCTGGTGACCGTCACCTACGAGGCCGTCGTGCGCCCCTTCGCGGAGCGCGGCGACTCGCGGATCGGCAACTTCCTGCTCAAGAACGGCGACGAGCCATCGGAGGAGTGCACGGATGCCGACGACTGCACGGTGAATCTCATCCCGCACCTGTCGGTGCTGAAGACGTCGGATGCGACGCCGCTCGCCGAGGTGGGCGACACGATCACCTACGTCGTGACGGTCATCAACGACGGCACCGCCGACTTCACCGAGGAGTCGCCGGCCGCGGTGGCGGACGACCTGTCGAGTGTGCTGGATGACGCCGACTACAACGGCGACGTCGTCGGTGAACGCTCCGACGGCACACCCGTCGAGGTCGACTACACCGCGCCGGTGATGTCGTGGACGGGCCCCCTCGAGGTCGGCGAGACGGTGGAGCTCACCTACTCGGTGACCACCCGTCTGGGCGGCGACCTCGAGGTCGAGAACGGCGCGTGCGTGCCGAACGGCGGGGAGGACCCGACGTGCGTCGCCGTCACGACCGGCCTCGCCGACATCGGCATCATCAAGACGGTCGACCCGACCTCGGGCACGAGCCTGCGCCCGGGTGCGACGGCGACGTACACGCTCACGATCGCCAACTCGGGCACCGGGGCGGGCGCCTACGCGTACACCGACTGGCTCGCGGGTGTGCTCGACGATGCGACGCTGAGCGCCGGGCCGACGGCCACGGGCGGTGCGATCGTGTCGCCCGTGCGGGAGCAGAGCTTCGACGTGAGCGGCATCCTCGAGGCGGGGGCGAAGGTCGTCGTCACCTACTCGGTGCAGACCCGCGCGTACGCCGACCAGGGCGACCACCGGCTCGGCAACTGGGTGACCGCGGCGGGCGAGCGCCCCGACGGGACGTGCGCCCCGGGTGCCCTCACCTGCACGGTCAACCCGCTGCTCGACCGTCTGGCCGCGACGGGCGCGACCGTGAGCGCCGCGGTCGGCGGACTGGCCGGGTTCCTGCTGCTCGCGGGACTGGTGCTGGTCGTCATCCGTCGCGCCCGATCGGGGTCACGCGCCGTCTGACCTCCCGAGACCGGATGCCGGCAGCACGTCCCCCCTGGCGAGCTGCCGGCATCCCCATGCGCCCGCAACCGCGATCCCTTGGCGAACCGCTCGGGTGCCCGTAGGGTGAATGCGGGTCACGTTGGGACCGTGCCCGTCCGCTTTTCACATCGCCTGCTGGGGGGCACGGGTCGCTGACCCGCGAGCGCATCGCAAGGGGAAGTCGTGACGACCAGTTCGGTCCTGCGCGCATCGCACCAGCCCTGGCCGTTGATCGAGCGACGCCGGCTGCTCACGTGGCTCGATCGCCCTCGCGGCCTCTCGATCCTCGATGCGACCGCCGGTACCGGCAAGACGGTGCTCCTCGACGCCTGGAGCGAGCGGATGCGCGACGCCGGGTGGATCGTCGATCGCTCGCGCACCGATCAGCTGTCGACGGAGCAGTTGCGGGCGCAGGCCCGAGGGGCGGTGCTCATCGTGGACGGCGTCGACCATCCGCTTCGCCGTCGCGCGGCCGAGGCGATCCTCGAGGCGGTGGGCGGCGGGGTGCGGGTGGTCGTGTCGGGCCGTGCGGCCGCCGCGCTCGAATCGCTCGCCCATCGTCGTCATCTCGACGTCGCGTCCCTCTCGACGCCTGATCTGCTGCTCGACGCCGAGGAGCTCGCCACCCTGCTCGCGGCCGTGGAGGTGCCGCATGGGATGACGGCGGACGTGGTGCTGGACCTCACGGGTGGGTGGCCGTCGCTCGTCCGCGCACTGCTCGCCGACGTGATCGACGGAGAGTCGGACTTCCGGCGTGCGGAGCGCTGGCTCGCCTCCGCGGCGCTCGGGGGACTCGCGCCCGACCTCCGGCGGGCGGCGAAACGCCTCTCGATCCTCGATGTCGTGCATCCGGGCGCCGCGGGACTGCTCATCGACGCGGACCCGCTCGGCACGGTCGCCCGGCTGCTGGATCGGGCGCTGCTGCGACCCCTCCCGCGAACGGACCCCGACCGAACTCCGCCGCGCCGTTCGGGTGCGGTCATGCCGGGTCTCGTCCGGCGGGTGCTGCACGAGGACGAGCACGACGACACCGAGATCCGCGCAGCCCACGCCGACCTCGCGCTCGGGACCCTCCACCTCGATCCCGCCGCCCACGCCCCACGCGTGCTGTCGCACGCCCGCCGCGGTGAGGCGTGGGATGTGCTCAGCGCGTTCTGGGCGCTCCGCGGTCCGGAGGCGCTCCGCCAGTTCCCGGAGGAGACGCGCGCCGCCTACGCCGACCTGCCGCACGACGTCGTGCGGGAACGGCCGGCACTCGCCTTCGCCCAAGCGCTGTCGTCGCTCGATGCGGAACCGGATGCGGTGTTCCACCGTCTGGCCGGCACGGGCTTCCATCCGCCGACCCTCGAATCGGCGCGCCATGCCGGGGATCCCGACCGGTTCGTCGAAGCGGTCGTGCTGCGGATGCTGCATCTGCGGCACGTGGGCCGGGTGGCCGAGGCTGATGAGCTCGGCGCGCTCGCCGCGGGGGAACTCGACCGTCGCGTCGATCGGGGCGAATCCGCTCCGAGCCCCATCTACGTCGCCCTCCTGCAGGTGCACCGGACGCTCGCCGGCATGCTCGCGCGGAATGAGCGCGGCTCCACGGCGGAACTCGCCACCCGCGCGGTCGAGGCCGCACGCCGGAGCGGAGCTCTGCCGATCGCGTCGAGCGCCTCCGCGTCGCTTGCTGTGCTGCAGAGCGCCGCGGGCTGGAATGTGACCGCTCGTTCGCTCGTCGACGAGCTGCACCGTACCGTCTCGGCGGGAGACTCCCCGTCTGCGACCGCCGCGCAGCATGTCGTCGAGGCGATGCTCGCCGTCGACGCGCTCGACGGGCGCGCCGCGCGGACCGCACTCGAGCGGGCGGATGCACTCCCATCGGGCGATGAGCTCTGGCCGTTCCGCGTGCTCGCGTGGGGCCGCTACAGCTTGTTCTTCCTCACTCGCGACGAGATGGACGACAAGCTGCGTGAGGCGGTGTGGTCGAAGCCCTCCGCGCTCCAGCGACCGGGTACGGCGCGGATGGTGCTCGACGCGTTCGCGGTGCTCGCTGACGTGCACGCGGGACGCGTCGCCGAAGCGGCCCGTCGCATCGCCGCAGCACCCGACAACAGCGACTGGATGGAGTCGTTGCGCGCCCGGCAGCGGCTCTCGGTGGGCGACGCGCGCGGGGCGCTGCAGCAGGTGTCGACCGCGATCGCCGACGACCTGCTCGGCAATCGCGAACGCGCGCAATTGCTCTTCATCGGCGCGTCCGCCGCGCTCGACGAGGGCCTCGACGATCTCGCGAAAGACCTGTACGGGCGCGCGATCGGTCTTGCGGCGGCACACCGCCTCTACTCCACCCACCTCATCGTGTCGCACGCGCGGCGGGATGCCCTCCGCGCCGCGACGACGCTCGAGCCGACGGCCGAGGTCGTCGAGCTGCTCGCCGCCTTCCCCGACATCTACCCCGAGGCGCCGACGGTGACGCTGTCGTCGCGCGAGGCGGACGTGCTGCGGGAACTCGCGGGCGGTCGCAGCCACCGGGAGATCGCGGCGGCGCTGTTCATCAGCGTGCCGACGGCACGCACCCACCTGCGATCGGCGTACGCGAAGCTCGGCGTGAACACCGGTCCGGCGGCGGTCGCGAGAGCGGTCGAGCTCGGTCTCCTCGGGGGCTGACGCGGGCCATCCACAGCTGTTTCCGTCCTCGCAACCCTCGTGTGCGACACTCGGGGGCGTGAGCAGCCTGGCGCGAGCGGTCGAGATCGCCACACGCGCTCATGAGGGCCGCGTGGATGCCGCCGGACGACCGGCGGTGGAGCACTCGTTCGCCGTCGCGGCGCTCGTGCGAACGGTCGAGCAGAAGACCGTCGCCATGCTGCACGAGGTGGTCGAGCGCGGCGACCACACCGTCGCGGAGCTGCGCGAGGAGGGCTTCGACGCCCACGTGCTCGCCGCCCTCGACGCGCTCAGGCCGCGGGACGGCGAGCGACTCGAGCACACCGTCGCCCGCATCCTGCACGGCAGCGCCGGATGCGCCCTCGAGGTGAAGCGGGCGGACATCGCCCATGAGGCCTCGCGGCTGCACGAGTTCGACGAGGTCACCCGTCGTCGGCTCGAACCGCAACTGGATCGCACCGCGCGACTGCTGGGCACCACACTCGACGCGCTCGTCGCCCGCGTCGGCTGAGCCGACCGACGCTCAGCGCAACCCGGCCTCGTGGGCGAGCAGGGCGGCCTGCACGCGGTTCCGCACCTCGAGAACGCGCAGTATCGCGCTCACGTGCCCTTTGACGGTGCCTTCGGAGATCACCAGCTCCCGGGCGATGTCGGAGTTCGAGCGACCCTGCCCCACCAACGCCAGCACGTCGCGCTCGCGCTCGGAGAGGCGATCGAGGCGAGCGAGGGCGTCCACCGGCACGGCGGAACGGCTGTCTCGCACGGCACGGATGAGCACCCGCGCGATCGTCGGTGACAGAGCCGCACCACCCGCGGCCACCGCGCGTACCCCGGTGATCAGATCTTGTGGCGCCGAGGCTTTGAGCAAGAACCCATCGACGCCGCCCTCGAGCGCCCTCAGTACGTTGTCGTCGGTGCCGAAGGTGGTCAGCATGATGGTGCGGACGTCGGGGAGCAGCCGCCCGATCTCTGCGGCCGCCGCGACGCCGTCGAGCGCCGGCATGCGCAAGTCGAGAACGGCCACGTGCGGACGGGTGGCGCGCACGATGTCGACCGCAGCCGAGCCGTCCGCGGCCTCGCCGACCACCTCGATCCCGGCGTGGGACTCGAGGATCGCCCGCACACCGGCACGCACGAGGGGATCGTCGTCGGCGATCACGATCCGTACAAGCCCATCGTCGCTCACAGCGTCTCCTTCACGACCAGGACCTCGTCGCGGAAGCAGAGGCGGTACAACGAGTCGTCGAGAGAGAACGGTTGACGCACGGCGCGGTAGTACTCGCACGACGCGCCCCGCGGCGGGGCGGGAGCGTGCGCCGGTGCGCGATCGATGTGGTCGGCCGGCAGCAGCGCGGCGGCTTCGGAGCGCGACTGCCCGATCCGCAGCTCCGAGAACGCCCGTTCAGAGAGGCCCACTTGGGACGTCGTCGTGGCGTCGAAGACCGCCAGGGCGACCCCGACCGCGAGCACGAGCACAGCGGGGAGCAGCGCGGTGCGCAGGTGCGCCCTGCGCATCCCGTGTCGTTCCTCGTCCGCGGTTCGAACGGTGGGGTGGAAGGACTCCGTCGAGTCGTCACGCCCGGGCGGGCGATGCTCCGGAACGGTTGCTGACACGACGAACTCCGCGTCCTCGACCCCGGCGGCGAAGGTGCCTCCCGCGACGCGCACCCGTTCCCGCATGCCGATCAGTCCGTATCCCCGCCTCGGGTCGGTGTCTGCCCGGGCAGGGTCGGCGACCGGGTTGCGCGCGACGATGCGCACGGCGCCGTCCGCTTCGTCGATACGTAGATCGAGAGTCCGGCCGGGCGCGTGTCTCGCCGCGTTCGCGAGGAGTTCCTGCACGAGGCGTTCGACCGTACGTGCGGTGGCGGGCCTCCAGCCGGAGGCATCAGCCCTGACCTCGGCCCGGACAGCGAGTCCTGAGCGCGCCGCCTCCGCAATGAGTTCCTCGAGCGGGCGGACGTCGCGCGACTCGTCGTCGCCGTTGGAGCGGAGGACGTCCACGATGCGATGCAGCGTCTCCATGCCGGCTACGGCCCGCTCGCGCACGAGCGCAGCGCGGCGGCGGGTCTCGTCGTCGGTACCGGTCGCGACTTCGAGCGCGCCCGCGGTCAATGCGAGGAGGCTGAGTTCGTGCCCGAGCGAGTCGTGCATGTCCCGGGCGATCGAGGTGCGCTCATGCTCGCGCGCCTGCCGCACGGCGAGCTGCTGTCGTTCCTCGAGCAGCCGCGCACGCATCCACCCGGCCTCGACGAGCTGTCGTCGCTGTCGCAGGAACGCCCCGAGCCACCACGGCACGACGCACGCGAACGTGAGGGCGAGCACTGCGGTCACGAAGAGGCTGAGCAGGGTGCCGGATGCTCCGCTCAGCGCGAAGGCGACGACGAGGACGGCGCCCGAGGCGACGAGCACCGCACGGGCCGATTCGGCGATTCGTCCCACAAAAAAGGAGGTCACCGCCGCGACCACGAACGCCCACTCGCTCGACGATGCACCCGGTCCGTACACCGCGGCGAGCACAAGACCCGCCGCGAGCGCGAGCGACCAGGTGGGCAGGGGACGCAGCGACAGCGGCAGGGTCACGGCGATCACCAGCAGGATCTTCTGATCTGTCGCCGACGAGAGGATGGTCGTCGACTCGACCATCACAGCGATCAGCACGACCGCCCCGACGACGAATGCCGGCGTGTTCTCGCGCGTGAAGAGTCGACGCATGCAGCCCAATGTAGGAGGCGACCCGGGTGCGGCGCCCCTGACGAAAGTCATGTTCCCCGCTCGCGGAACATGTCGGAAGAGGGGGACTCGTCCGGTCGAATGGCGGGCGCGGCGTCCGCATCGGGATTTCTAGCGTGGCCCGCATGGAGTTCATGAACGACGTGCTGATCGACCTGGCCGGGTCGCCGTGGGTCTACCTCGTCGCAGTGCTGGTGTGCATCATCGACGGATTCTTCCCCCCGGTGCCGAGTGAATCCGTGATCGTGGCGCTCGGTGCTCTCGCCCTGTCGACCGGCGAGGTGCATCTCGCCGGGCTGCTCGCGGTGGCGGCGACGGGCGCCTTCGTCGGCGACAACATCGCGTACCTGGTCGGCCGGACGATACGCGCTGAACGCGTCGGCTGGATGCGCCGGCCCCGCGTCGTGGCGGCATCCGGCTGGGCACGCGCCCGGTTGGAGAGCCACGGGGCCTTCGTGATCTTCACGGCTCGGTACATCCCCGTCGGCCGCGTCGCTGTGAACATGACGGCCGGGGCGACGGGGTATCCGTGGCGGCGCTTCGCCGCGATCGATGCCGCCGCGGCGGTCACCTGGGCGCTCTACTCGGTCTTCATCGGAGTGGCTGTGGGACATGTGCTCGGCGACCAGCCCCTCTTGGCCGTAATCGTGGCGGTCGTGCTGGCGGCCGTGCTCGGTCTCGCCGTCGACACGACGCTGCGCACGATCGCTCGCGGGCGGGCGGCGCGCGTGACCGACCGATCAGGGATCACTTGAAGCCGGAGGTCTTGATCGACTCGACGATCTGCTTCTGGAAGAAGAAGAACAGCAGCAGTGTCGGTAGCGCGGCCACCGTCGAGGCGGCGAGCACGTAGTTCCAGTCCGACGCGTACTGCTGCTGGAACGTCGAGATGCCCACCTGCACCACCCGCAGATCCGGGTTGGAGGTGATCGTGAGCGGCCACACGAACGCGTTCCAGTTCGCGAGGAAGAAGAAGACGCTCAACGCCGCGAGGATGGGGCGCGACAGCGGAAGCACCACGCTCCAGTAGATCCGCCAGTAGCTCGCGCCGTCGACGAGAGCCGCCTCCTCGAGCTCGTTCGGCAGTCCCAGGTAGAACTGCCGCAGCAGGAAGATGCCGAACGCGCTGAAGATCGACGGAATGATCAGGCCGGCGTAGCTGTCGAGCATCCCGAGCGTGCGCACCACGACGAACGACGGGATCAGGATGACGGGGGCGCTCACCAGCAGGGTCGAGAAGATGATGAGGAACACCGTCTCGCGGCCCTTGAACTTGAGCCGGGCGAGCGCGTACGCCGCCATCGAGTGGAAGAACAGCGCCACGACCGTCACCACGGCGGAGACGAAGAAGCTGTTGAACAGGTACCGCAGGAACGGCACCTCGGTGAACACGTAGGCGAAGTTGTCGAGCGTCGGGTTCGGGGGAAGCAGCGCCGTGCCGTTGACGTCCTCCGCGGTCTTGAACGAACTCGTGACCATGTAGACGAGCGGGAAGATCGTGATCAGGGCGATCACGACCCCGACGATCACGAGCACGGTCGTGCGGGGCGTCCATCTCCGGTCGCGGCCTCGACGCACCCGCGGTGCCCTCGGCCGACCGGTCGTCAGTGCGCTACTCGCCATCGTCGATCCGTCCTCCCCGGGTGATGCGGAACATGAACGCCGACCAGAGCAGCAGCACCAGGATGAGCACCGAGCCGATCGCGGCCGCATAGCCGTATTCGCCGAACAGGAACGCCTGCTCGTACACGTAGTAGATGAGCAGCGACGTCGACCCCGCCGGACCACCGCCGGTCATGATGTAGATGAGGTCGAACCCGCCGGTGATGACCGCGATCGTGACCGTGATGAACACGAACAACGACGTCGGCCGCAGCAGCGGCAGCGTGATCGAACGGAACCGCTGCCACGCGCTCGCCCCGTCGATGCGCGCGGACTCGTAGTACTCGCTCGGGATGTCCTGCAGACCGGCGAGGAAGATCACCATGTAGTAGCCCATCTGGAACCAGATGCTGATCACCACGACGGTGCCGAGCGTGTACTGCGGATCACCGAGCCACGAGACGTCGCGCACGCCGAACGCGGCGAGGAACTGGTTGAGCACGCCCACCCGGTCGGCGAGCATGAACTGCCAGATGAGGCCCACCACGACGATGCTCACGACGTAGGGGGCGAACAGCGCGCTGCGGATGAACCCGACGAGCGGGATCCTCTGCTGCACGAGCAGCGCGAGCGCGAGAGAGATCACGAAGATGAGCGGCACGAGCGCGACGAGGTACACCGCGGTCACGGCTGCGCTCTGCAGGAACTGCGGGTCGCCGAACATGCGCACGTAGTTCGCGCCGCCGATGAACTCGAGGTTGCCGAACCCGTCGAGGCTGAAGAAGCCGAGCGCGATCGCGAGCAGCATCGGAACGAAGACGAACACGAGCAGGCCGAGCGAGTCGGGCAGCAGGAAGAAGAACGCCGCCCGGGCTTCCCGCTTGCGGCGCGCGGCACCCGCGTCGGGGCGCGGCCGGGTCGAAGCGGATGCGGTGGGCACGGGGCGCGCAGCGGCGCGCGATCCGATCGCGGTCATAGCAGCGGTGCTCCCTCGTAGGTCGTGAGGTACGCCTCGATCGCGCTGTGCGCGATCGCGGCCTGGTCGGCGGCGTCTCCGCCCGCGCTCTGCACGCTCTGGATGGCGTTGGAGACGGCCTTGTAGAGCACGGGTGGGTACCTCGGCTCGCCGCGCCCGGTGTCGAAGATGACGTCGCGGAAGTACGCCATCTTCGGGTCGTCGTAGGCGCCCGTCTCGCGCATCCGCTTGTCGACGGAGATGCGGGTGGGCATGTCGGATTTCGCGACGGCCGCCCATTCGGTGAGGCGGTCGACGCTCGCGTCGCTCGTGCTGCCGACCGTCTCGACCACGAATCGCGCGGCCGCCTCCGGGTTGCGCCCGCGGGCGTTGACGGCGAACGCCCACCCGCCGAGCACCGTGCGCGTCTCGCCTCCGGGCGGCGTGGGGAGCGGGAACACGCCGTAGTCGAAGTCGGGCGCGTTGCCCCGGAAGTTGGCGACCTGCCAGATGCCCGACTGCCACATCG carries:
- a CDS encoding helix-turn-helix transcriptional regulator; protein product: MTTSSVLRASHQPWPLIERRRLLTWLDRPRGLSILDATAGTGKTVLLDAWSERMRDAGWIVDRSRTDQLSTEQLRAQARGAVLIVDGVDHPLRRRAAEAILEAVGGGVRVVVSGRAAAALESLAHRRHLDVASLSTPDLLLDAEELATLLAAVEVPHGMTADVVLDLTGGWPSLVRALLADVIDGESDFRRAERWLASAALGGLAPDLRRAAKRLSILDVVHPGAAGLLIDADPLGTVARLLDRALLRPLPRTDPDRTPPRRSGAVMPGLVRRVLHEDEHDDTEIRAAHADLALGTLHLDPAAHAPRVLSHARRGEAWDVLSAFWALRGPEALRQFPEETRAAYADLPHDVVRERPALAFAQALSSLDAEPDAVFHRLAGTGFHPPTLESARHAGDPDRFVEAVVLRMLHLRHVGRVAEADELGALAAGELDRRVDRGESAPSPIYVALLQVHRTLAGMLARNERGSTAELATRAVEAARRSGALPIASSASASLAVLQSAAGWNVTARSLVDELHRTVSAGDSPSATAAQHVVEAMLAVDALDGRAARTALERADALPSGDELWPFRVLAWGRYSLFFLTRDEMDDKLREAVWSKPSALQRPGTARMVLDAFAVLADVHAGRVAEAARRIAAAPDNSDWMESLRARQRLSVGDARGALQQVSTAIADDLLGNRERAQLLFIGASAALDEGLDDLAKDLYGRAIGLAAAHRLYSTHLIVSHARRDALRAATTLEPTAEVVELLAAFPDIYPEAPTVTLSSREADVLRELAGGRSHREIAAALFISVPTARTHLRSAYAKLGVNTGPAAVARAVELGLLGG
- a CDS encoding DUF11 domain-containing protein, translating into MAAPGRSGRFRRGLTMLLTATLAAGSWVAVTATPAAAAPFDPQVPMVYLSQGSPTQLQGSEQNGGRVVFSNIGGPADPSYNAIGYRVSDSYVYGISRPVGLNPAAQQHRIVRINADGSVDDRGGIPEQPSGLIAGTFGEGALANTLLVMTVENDTLYRVNVDAGTFTTQALSGADTSFSDMTAAYGYLWGVNQNGGSIARVDPATGVKTSYPVAGMLTDSGAYGGAWTYGNGNLAFSNNGTGTITQIRVTNPASPVFNLVSAIPGPQSGNNDATAAPGDPTDLSVTKNGPATVAANGTITWTVRVRNLGPGTSSGFVLNDTVPTGVTAITAADPRCTVTGRNIACVGDNLLASSNVLFTFTGTAPNAAATLVNTATVVPNEVDTDPTNNTDDATTVVQVAPPLVPHSAITKTSNAQVDVQVGDVVTYTVTVRNDGTAPYTAGAPATMSDSLADVFDDATWNANPTVTFSGGSTSAPPVLSGSTLNWSGPLAVGETATIRYSVTVTGAGNDQLLNTACAPSPGQTPACITVTDLVPNLVVSKSVNPASGTTVLGNQVLTYTLTFSNTGGSPATVNSVDHLAGVLDDATVTAAPTASAGLTVSSITGGTFTVQGSVAANSSATVSYQVTVIPDATRTGDDSVVNWVLPAGVPVPADCTPGICTINPVPSIADSKTVNPLSGSTVRPGQVLTYTLIFTNNGDGPGTVAKDDALTRLLDDADITSGPTVQNGALTAVRVGDRIRIDGTLQAGQTEIVSYQATVRADGARGDDVLSNFLVPRDSTIPDTCVEDCSVNFAPEIVTSKSVNPTSGSTVLANQVLTYTLTFSNNGAAPDTIAHDDVLADVLDDAQLNGGPTVSNAALTATIAADRLLIDGTLQPGQTVTVTYSVTVRADGARGDDVIGNFLVPRGTTVPDDCVGPNCSVNFVPEIVDSKTVDPASGSTVLPQQVLTYTLTFSNSGSATGPVARDDALAGVLDDADLTSGPTVSNPALAVTRVGDRWRITGNLQPGQTVTVSYTVTVRADGTRGDDVIENYLIPIGSTIPDDCTGGDCAVNRVPEIVDSKSADPASGGVVLPQQVITYTLTFGNTGAAEGTVAKDDVLAGVLDDADLTSGPTVSNAALTATRVGDRIRVTGILQPGQTVTVTYQVTVRADGARGDDRLVNAIVPPDFPPPPACAPGDCVEHFIPHVVDTKTSDPGTDSVVAVGQVISYTLTFSNLGTAVGPVAKDDVLTDVLDDAGITTPIAVSNPALTAVLTGDRIRVTGTLQPDQTITVTYAVTVRADGERGNDLIANALVLPGELGGCTDPLDCTVQRMPHLVDSKSVDPATGTGVSTGSVVTYTLTFGNIGTAAGTVLKDDVLTGVLDDATLTTPPTASNGALTATVNGDRIRITGALDPDQTVTVTYAVTVNDDEVRGDNVLRNFLLPPDTTVPDECVGPDCTENPVSQILDSKTSDPADGATVLENQVVTYTLTFSNTGEAEGPVARTDSLVAVLDDADITSGPTVSDAALTAVLDGTSLVVTGDLQPDQTVTVTYAATVRPDGERGDNTLVNHLLKPGEIPGDECVEGDDDCTVQRVPLITSAKSVDPASGTSVVTGTTLAYTLTFGNEGAATGPVAYTDRLADVLDDADLIEDSLVTSDPTLTATVVDDTIAVTGQVAVGQLVTVTYEAVVRPFAERGDSRIGNFLLKNGDEPSEECTDADDCTVNLIPHLSVLKTSDATPLAEVGDTITYVVTVINDGTADFTEESPAAVADDLSSVLDDADYNGDVVGERSDGTPVEVDYTAPVMSWTGPLEVGETVELTYSVTTRLGGDLEVENGACVPNGGEDPTCVAVTTGLADIGIIKTVDPTSGTSLRPGATATYTLTIANSGTGAGAYAYTDWLAGVLDDATLSAGPTATGGAIVSPVREQSFDVSGILEAGAKVVVTYSVQTRAYADQGDHRLGNWVTAAGERPDGTCAPGALTCTVNPLLDRLAATGATVSAAVGGLAGFLLLAGLVLVVIRRARSGSRAV